A part of Petrotoga olearia DSM 13574 genomic DNA contains:
- a CDS encoding ATP-binding cassette domain-containing protein, whose translation MEKDIIIEIKDLSVYINNQKLLNNINLEISKNEILLIYGPRNAGKSLLARSIVALNEELFKGIKTSGQILFLDEDINSIEKRYLRSEIAYSEPTFVENINFLTLSEVFNLALGIKPSEISQEQFLLLEKLNIAHIFSNHSSLKSYEDFDNWTIGDKISFIIFLSLARNPQVFIFDSILDHLDDFMHKDIKDFLFDIKEDRSLIISTRNLSLFSDIAEKIVFLNKGEIVYKGSIENFILNFPS comes from the coding sequence ATGGAAAAAGATATTATAATCGAAATTAAAGATCTATCAGTATATATCAACAATCAAAAACTATTGAATAACATTAATTTAGAAATATCAAAAAATGAAATCCTTTTAATTTATGGACCTAGAAATGCTGGGAAATCTTTGTTAGCAAGGTCTATTGTTGCGTTGAATGAAGAACTCTTCAAAGGTATTAAAACCTCCGGACAAATTTTATTTTTAGATGAGGATATTAATAGTATAGAAAAAAGATATTTGCGATCCGAGATCGCTTATTCAGAGCCTACTTTTGTAGAAAATATCAATTTTTTAACTTTAAGTGAAGTTTTTAACCTTGCTTTAGGAATAAAGCCTTCTGAAATATCTCAAGAACAATTCTTGCTTCTTGAAAAACTCAATATTGCACATATTTTTTCTAATCATTCGTCCTTAAAAAGTTATGAGGATTTTGATAACTGGACCATTGGAGATAAGATTTCTTTTATAATTTTTCTAAGTTTAGCTAGAAATCCACAAGTGTTTATATTTGATTCTATTCTAGACCATTTGGACGATTTCATGCACAAAGATATTAAAGATTTTCTTTTTGATATAAAAGAGGATCGGTCATTGATTATTTCCACAAGAAATCTCTCTTTGTTTTCTGATATCGCTGAAAAAATTGTTTTTTTGAATAAAGGTGAGATTGTTTACAAAGGAAGCATTGAGAATTTCATATTAAATTTTCCCAGTTAG
- the hydF gene encoding [FeFe] hydrogenase H-cluster maturation GTPase HydF, with translation MPATSGYRTYIAIAGRRNVGKSSLINAIVNQEIALVSNVAGTTTDPVYKSMELQPIGPVTLIDTPGIDDEGELGEKRIERAKRAFYKADIGVLVVDSEPNGFEHSICDLFEKMNIPFIIVLNKIDQLNNVSNLKQLYINSFGRPVLEVSCKEKINIERVKEALAELKPKEEEIPLLPQFIKSNDIVLLVVPVDTGAPKGRLIMPQVATIREAIDRKAFPIVTSVEGISEIISKLKEKPKLVITDSQAIGRVSELVPEDINLTTFSILEAHHKGDISILTKDIDVINNLENGDTILIMEGCSHRPLNEDIGRVKIPKWLEKYTEKSLNFKFIAGKEFPDIEDVKNVKLVVHCGGCTLTRRMMLRRINSINRLGVPVVNYGVLISFLHGSLNRTLEPLSL, from the coding sequence ATGCCAGCAACATCAGGTTATAGAACTTACATAGCTATCGCTGGAAGAAGAAACGTTGGAAAATCCTCTTTGATAAACGCAATAGTTAATCAAGAAATAGCTCTTGTTTCTAACGTTGCTGGGACAACTACCGATCCAGTATATAAAAGTATGGAATTACAACCTATAGGCCCCGTTACTTTAATTGATACCCCGGGTATTGACGATGAGGGTGAACTTGGGGAAAAAAGAATTGAAAGGGCTAAAAGAGCTTTTTACAAAGCTGATATTGGAGTTTTAGTAGTTGATTCTGAACCCAACGGGTTTGAACACTCTATTTGCGATCTCTTTGAAAAGATGAATATCCCATTCATAATCGTATTGAATAAAATAGATCAACTTAACAACGTATCTAATTTAAAACAATTATATATTAATTCTTTTGGAAGACCTGTTTTAGAAGTTTCTTGCAAAGAAAAAATCAATATAGAAAGAGTAAAAGAAGCTTTGGCTGAGTTAAAACCAAAGGAAGAAGAAATTCCTTTGCTTCCACAATTTATTAAAAGCAACGATATCGTCTTACTTGTCGTCCCGGTGGACACAGGAGCACCAAAAGGTCGATTGATAATGCCTCAGGTAGCAACTATAAGAGAAGCAATAGATAGAAAGGCTTTTCCAATTGTGACTTCTGTTGAAGGAATAAGCGAAATAATTAGTAAGTTGAAAGAAAAACCTAAGTTGGTTATCACCGATTCTCAAGCAATTGGGAGGGTTTCTGAATTAGTCCCTGAGGATATAAATTTAACTACATTTTCAATATTAGAGGCACATCATAAAGGGGATATCAGTATCTTAACTAAGGATATAGACGTAATTAATAATTTAGAAAATGGCGATACCATTCTTATAATGGAAGGTTGTTCTCATCGTCCGTTAAACGAAGATATTGGAAGAGTCAAAATTCCAAAATGGCTCGAAAAATATACCGAAAAATCTTTGAATTTTAAGTTTATTGCAGGTAAAGAATTCCCCGACATAGAAGATGTAAAGAACGTAAAATTAGTCGTACATTGTGGTGGATGTACTCTTACAAGAAGAATGATGCTAAGAAGAATAAATTCAATCAATAGGTTGGGAGTTCCTGTCGTTAATTACGGGGTGCTAATATCTTTTCTCCACGGATCCTTAAATAGAACTTTAGAACCTCTTTCATTATAA
- the hydE gene encoding [FeFe] hydrogenase H-cluster radical SAM maturase HydE — MKLQNEEILKRLQSKAPHSTSQWDDYSNFSEKVQNIVNYFISNETIEKEHIIQILSLKKEDKDRDDLFNVANLIRKTYTGDYINIKGVIEFSNYCKKNCYYCGLRAKNPSVQRYRMSPKEIIEVANQAAILGLDTIILQSGEDDRYTDDDLIYIIREIRKNTSLPVSLSIGERSFSSYRKFRKAGAVRVLLKHETINKNIFKNIHPEKSYDNRIELLRYMNSLGYVTGSGNIIGLPGQTLEDIADDILFMRNENIRMIGMGPFIPTENTPLKNHPRGSGELTLNAYCATRFCVPRAQMPTTTALGTISPDLQYQGFFAGCNVIMVNITPEVYRKNYNIYDNKIKVEFYETYEKIKQLGFSPSKITQKRMEDRKNASNIRL, encoded by the coding sequence ATGAAATTACAAAACGAAGAAATTTTAAAAAGATTACAGAGCAAAGCCCCACATTCCACCTCTCAATGGGATGATTATTCTAATTTTTCTGAAAAAGTTCAAAATATCGTGAATTATTTTATATCTAATGAAACCATAGAAAAAGAACACATTATACAAATCTTGTCTTTAAAAAAAGAAGATAAAGATCGAGATGATCTTTTCAATGTAGCAAATCTGATCAGAAAAACGTATACAGGAGACTATATAAACATAAAAGGAGTTATCGAGTTTTCAAATTATTGTAAGAAAAACTGTTACTATTGTGGATTGAGAGCTAAAAATCCATCTGTACAAAGGTATCGGATGAGTCCCAAAGAAATAATAGAAGTTGCAAATCAAGCAGCGATACTTGGTTTAGATACGATTATTCTTCAAAGTGGTGAAGACGATAGATACACAGATGATGATTTAATCTACATCATAAGAGAAATAAGAAAAAACACAAGTTTACCCGTATCTTTATCAATTGGTGAAAGAAGTTTTTCATCATATAGAAAATTTAGAAAAGCAGGCGCAGTAAGGGTACTTCTAAAACACGAAACCATTAACAAAAATATTTTTAAAAATATCCATCCTGAAAAGAGCTATGATAATAGAATAGAACTATTAAGGTATATGAATAGTCTAGGTTACGTGACTGGTTCGGGGAATATTATAGGTTTACCTGGACAAACATTAGAAGATATAGCTGATGATATTCTTTTTATGAGAAATGAAAATATTAGGATGATAGGTATGGGGCCATTTATCCCCACAGAAAACACACCGTTAAAAAATCATCCTCGTGGGAGTGGTGAATTAACTTTAAACGCCTACTGTGCCACAAGATTTTGCGTGCCAAGAGCACAAATGCCTACTACTACTGCATTAGGAACGATTTCTCCCGATTTGCAATACCAAGGTTTTTTTGCGGGGTGCAACGTTATTATGGTTAACATTACTCCAGAAGTGTATAGAAAAAATTACAACATCTACGATAATAAGATAAAAGTAGAGTTTTATGAGACATATGAAAAAATCAAACAATTAGGCTTCTCACCTTCCAAAATAACCCAAAAACGAATGGAGGATAGAAAGAATGCCAGCAACATCAGGTTATAG
- the hydG gene encoding [FeFe] hydrogenase H-cluster radical SAM maturase HydG has translation MFWIRDKENQKPFIKEDEIFNLLEETKSPSKLKVRDIIQKSLSKERLNPDEVATLLNVEDDDTLEEIFEGARTLKRNVYGNRIVFFAPLYIGNKCINNCEYCGFRSSNTEIYRNSLSFEQLEKEVKVLEDKGHKRLILVYGEHPDYDADFIAKTVETVYKTKNRNGEIRRVNINAAPQTINDYKKIKEVGIGTFQIFQETYHFDTYKKVHPKGPKSSYIWRLYGLDRAVVAGIDDVGIGALFGLYDYKFEVMGLLYHTIHLEERFGFGPHTISFPRIEPALNTPLSEQPPYLVNDNEFKKIVAILRLAVPYTGLILTAREPSHIRNEVLKLGVSQIDAGSNIGIGAYSTEDQQAYKKSQFTLGDQRSLDAVINELAIEGYLPSFCTACYRMGRTGEHFMEFAIPGFVKRFCTPNAILTLLEYAQDYAPENTRISIEKRIEEELKVMKEGPLKEKLLERMDLVKAGRRDLYF, from the coding sequence GTGTTTTGGATAAGAGATAAAGAGAATCAAAAACCATTCATAAAAGAAGATGAAATATTTAACCTTTTGGAAGAAACAAAATCCCCAAGTAAATTAAAAGTCAGAGATATTATTCAAAAATCTTTATCAAAAGAAAGGTTGAATCCAGACGAAGTAGCAACACTTTTAAACGTTGAAGATGATGATACGTTAGAAGAGATTTTTGAAGGAGCAAGAACATTAAAAAGAAATGTATATGGGAATAGAATTGTCTTTTTTGCTCCTCTTTATATTGGAAACAAATGTATAAACAATTGTGAGTACTGTGGTTTTAGATCAAGCAACACGGAAATTTATAGAAACTCTCTTAGTTTTGAACAATTAGAGAAAGAGGTGAAAGTGCTTGAAGACAAAGGCCATAAAAGATTAATATTAGTTTATGGCGAACATCCTGATTACGATGCAGATTTCATAGCCAAAACCGTTGAAACGGTATACAAAACAAAAAATAGAAATGGAGAAATCAGAAGGGTTAATATAAATGCTGCTCCACAGACAATTAATGATTACAAAAAAATAAAAGAAGTTGGAATAGGAACATTTCAAATTTTTCAAGAAACTTATCATTTTGATACTTACAAGAAAGTTCATCCAAAAGGGCCTAAATCTAGTTATATATGGAGGTTATATGGATTAGACAGAGCTGTAGTTGCTGGGATTGACGATGTTGGGATCGGTGCTTTATTTGGACTTTACGATTATAAATTCGAGGTCATGGGCCTTTTATACCATACAATACATCTTGAAGAACGCTTTGGATTTGGTCCTCATACAATCTCATTTCCACGAATAGAACCAGCTCTAAACACCCCTTTATCTGAGCAACCTCCATACCTTGTGAATGATAATGAGTTCAAAAAGATAGTGGCAATTTTAAGATTAGCTGTACCCTACACGGGATTAATTTTAACTGCCAGAGAACCTTCCCATATAAGAAACGAAGTTTTAAAGTTAGGAGTTTCACAAATCGATGCTGGTTCTAATATTGGAATTGGAGCATATTCAACAGAAGATCAACAAGCTTATAAGAAAAGTCAATTCACCTTGGGTGACCAAAGGAGTTTAGACGCTGTAATAAACGAATTAGCAATCGAAGGTTATCTTCCTTCATTTTGTACCGCATGCTATCGTATGGGGAGAACTGGCGAGCACTTCATGGAGTTCGCAATACCTGGATTTGTGAAGAGGTTTTGCACTCCCAACGCCATTTTAACTCTTTTAGAGTATGCCCAGGATTATGCCCCAGAAAATACTAGGATATCTATCGAAAAGAGGATCGAAGAAGAGTTAAAGGTTATGAAAGAAGGTCCTTTAAAAGAGAAATTATTAGAAAGAATGGATCTTGTTAAGGCCGGAAGAAGAGATCTATACTTTTAA
- a CDS encoding HEAT repeat domain-containing protein, with protein sequence MYSREDLIKKIVDEKGLQAIPNLIELLDDEDYEVRELARDALSVMAPEGKEYLLQEFKRRFNLNLQDDTVLLYLAELLSDLNCHEIVENLKMMFNKFSDERAFPLILENLLKITKDESYLDILKTYIDSDEGEIEEISVMAITELPSRKTLDILLEKYYKTTNNSLKVLILDSITKILSKNFDLVPYLQERDPEISEKLQWHLKGS encoded by the coding sequence ATGTACAGTCGTGAAGATCTGATAAAAAAGATAGTAGATGAAAAAGGGCTTCAAGCTATACCTAATTTAATAGAGCTATTAGATGACGAAGATTACGAAGTTCGAGAATTAGCAAGAGATGCATTGAGTGTTATGGCACCGGAAGGAAAAGAATACCTATTACAAGAATTCAAAAGGAGGTTCAATCTCAACCTTCAAGACGATACAGTTTTGTTGTATCTGGCTGAACTTTTGTCTGACTTGAACTGTCATGAAATAGTGGAAAATCTTAAGATGATGTTCAATAAATTTTCCGATGAGAGAGCTTTCCCTTTGATCTTAGAGAATTTATTAAAGATTACAAAAGATGAATCTTATCTAGACATATTGAAAACTTATATCGATAGCGACGAAGGCGAAATAGAAGAAATAAGTGTAATGGCCATTACCGAGTTACCAAGCAGAAAAACTTTAGATATACTTTTAGAAAAATATTATAAAACTACCAACAATTCTTTAAAAGTACTTATATTAGATTCTATAACAAAAATCTTGTCTAAGAACTTTGATTTAGTTCCATACCTACAAGAACGTGACCCTGAAATATCTGAAAAACTGCAATGGCATCTCAAGGGTTCTTGA